The Achromobacter pestifer genome includes a region encoding these proteins:
- a CDS encoding DsbA family protein → MMNCDSEQGACALPLSDDMPARRSGDAQLGWVVHYVGDPMCSWCWGMAPAIERIALFCQAEGVPFKLTVGGLRVGGGDPWDENFKRFLRHEWSHIAKVTGQPFGFDLLDRTYFNYDTEPPCRAVVVAERMASARGLPAMTKLAFFAAVQRKFYVEGQDPAQADYYREPCAHAGLPFGEFRDAFTSAFARHDVAQDFALSRRLGVRGFPSLLLEGPSQVTVLATGAMDVAAILARLRQAVPIGAVQA, encoded by the coding sequence ATGATGAACTGCGATTCGGAGCAGGGCGCTTGCGCCTTGCCGCTGTCTGACGATATGCCGGCGCGCAGGTCCGGCGATGCCCAGCTTGGGTGGGTCGTCCATTATGTCGGAGACCCGATGTGCTCCTGGTGCTGGGGCATGGCGCCGGCCATAGAAAGGATCGCATTGTTCTGCCAGGCCGAGGGAGTGCCCTTCAAGCTGACCGTGGGCGGCCTGCGGGTGGGCGGCGGCGACCCTTGGGACGAGAATTTCAAGCGTTTCCTGCGGCACGAATGGAGCCACATTGCCAAGGTGACCGGACAGCCGTTCGGCTTCGATCTGCTCGACAGGACCTATTTCAACTACGACACGGAGCCGCCATGCCGGGCGGTCGTGGTTGCGGAGAGGATGGCATCCGCGCGCGGCCTGCCTGCCATGACCAAGCTGGCATTCTTCGCTGCGGTGCAGCGCAAGTTCTATGTTGAGGGGCAGGATCCCGCTCAGGCCGACTACTACCGCGAGCCTTGTGCGCACGCGGGCCTGCCGTTTGGTGAGTTCCGTGATGCTTTCACCTCGGCCTTCGCCCGGCATGACGTGGCGCAGGATTTCGCCTTGAGCCGTCGCCTGGGAGTGCGCGGGTTTCCCTCGCTGCTGCTGGAGGGGCCAAGCCAGGTCACTGTTCTTGCCACGGGGGCCATGGACGTCGCGGCCATCCTCGCCCGCTTGAGGCAGGCAGTTCCCATAGGCGCCGTCCAGGCATGA
- a CDS encoding VOC family protein encodes MNNSVLPGLMHVDHVALTVPDLDRAVDFYRDVMGAVELYRLGPFDAASMPRGPDGSDWTEAHLRVPGARLQLVMLALGSNLMLELFRYELPGDARQIPPRNCDLGASHIAFKVASMDAALAHLRRAGVATMAGPVAVTSGPCAGLRINYFLDPFGNQLELVEYGELPFMRDTTAALYARGAGHQERKRG; translated from the coding sequence ATGAACAATAGCGTCCTCCCTGGCTTGATGCATGTGGATCACGTGGCGCTGACCGTCCCGGATCTGGATCGCGCCGTCGATTTTTACCGTGATGTCATGGGTGCCGTGGAGCTCTATCGTCTGGGGCCTTTCGACGCGGCAAGCATGCCGCGTGGTCCGGACGGCAGCGATTGGACCGAAGCCCACCTGCGCGTGCCTGGCGCGCGCCTGCAACTGGTCATGCTGGCGCTCGGCAGCAATCTGATGCTGGAGCTGTTCAGGTACGAGCTTCCCGGTGATGCGCGTCAGATTCCTCCCCGGAACTGCGATCTCGGGGCGAGCCATATCGCATTCAAAGTGGCGAGCATGGATGCTGCTCTTGCCCATTTGCGGCGGGCCGGCGTCGCGACGATGGCCGGGCCTGTGGCCGTGACCTCTGGCCCGTGCGCGGGGTTGCGCATCAACTACTTCCTCGATCCCTTCGGCAATCAGCTTGAGCTGGTGGAGTATGGGGAGCTGCCCTTCATGCGCGACACCACGGCGGCGTTGTACGCCCGGGGCGCAGGCCACCAAGAGCGGAAGCGCGGATGA